The sequence CTTACTTGACGAATTAAGTTTCTTGTCAAATCTTAGCGCCTTGAGCTCAGCTGCAAAATGAATTTGTTGAATGTTACGGATTAGTAAATGTGTACCCATTTTAATATTCAGCGGAGTCAACGGTTGGCCATGAACGCGGGTACAGTGCGgttggcaaaaatagtaaatgtaGGCAAAGATGCGCTGCAACCTTTCAAAGGAGTTGTGGTATTTGCAATCGAGCGTTACGTCTCGTAGTTGAGAAGCAACTAAGACTTTACGTCGCCGTTCGGGTAAATCAGTTAACAAATCCAGGAGATTAGGCCAATCCGATTGCCTTCTTGATAAAAATTGTGGACCACTTCTCCAAAGTTCAGAATTTAGTAATTCTTTGGGAGTGCACCCCCTCGAAAGAATGTCTGCCGGATTCAAAGAAGTAGGCACATGATGCCAAGTCATACCTTTGGTTAGTGTTTGTATCTGGCTAACTCTATTCGacacaaaaatgttgaaatttgaTGGTTGTTCGCGAAGCCATGATAGAGTGACCATTGAGTCTGACCAGCAGTGAACGGTGTGAGAATGTGGAAAATCTAGTGAAATGGGTGCCACCAATTCCGCAAGCAGCAAGGCTGCCGACAGTTCTAATTTAGGAATAGTTAAACTCTTCAGAGGCGAGACTCTCGACTTTGCGCAAAGTAAGCATGATTTTGAAATACCATCACACTCCGAACGAATGTATACACATGCACCAAACGCCGCCAAGCTTGCGTCGCAGAATGCGTGAATCTCCCAACTAGAATTAGGCGTCAATACAAAGCGAGGAAATTTAAAGCTGCTTACTAGACCAAGCTGTACACAAATGTCGTTCCAGGTAGTTTGCAGCAACTGAGGCAAGTTTTCGTCCCACTGTAGTTTTTCCTTCCAAAGGATTTGCAGGAAAATTTTTGCTTTCGTAATGACTGGCGAAACCAAGCCAAGCGGATCATAAATTTTAGCAATATGTGAACGTATCGTGCGTTTTGTCGTGCGTGCGTTATTATCAATAGGCGAAAATGAGAATAAGAAGTTATCAGTTTTAGGGTCCCAGATGAGGCCAAGAGTCTTTGCAACATCACTTCCATCGTGGAATTTAAGAAGATTTTCGCAATCTGAGTCAAGAACACCTTGCAGCGCGCCATCCTCGTTTGAGCACCACTTACGAATGTTGAATCCTCCACGCTGAAGTAAACCTTTAACCTGACGTCTGATCTCAACCACTTCTTCTATAGTATCTCCGCCTGAAATGAGATCGTCAACATAAAAGTCTCTCCTCACGATTTTTGCACCTATTGGAAATGACCCTTCTTCATCGTACGAAAGTTGATGCATAGCCCGTATTGCAAGAAAGGCGGCAGATTTTGTTCCGTATGTTACAGTGTCTAACTTGTATACCTTTACCTCATCGAGTGGGTTCTCGCGCCATAAAATGCATTGCAGATATTCGTCTGGAGATGTCATACGTACGCATCGGTACATTTTGCATATATCTCCGCACAGAGCGAATTTACGAAAACGAAATTGTAAGAGAGTTTTGAACAGCTTTGCTTGAATAGTTGGACCCGCTAGCAAAAGGTCATTCAACGAGTagcctgttgttgtttttgcggaGCCATCGAATACGACGCGAAGTTTTGTCGTTGTACTGTCAAACTTTTGCACGCAATGGTGCggcagaaaaaatgtttttgttgttggcccAGGTGTTGCCAGTGACATGTGGTTCAGCGATATGTACTCACTcataaaatgaatatattgagTTCTTAAGTTAtgattattttccaattttcgctCTAAGCCTTCGAATCTGCGAAGAGCACGATTGTATGAGTCGCCAAGATCGCTAAAGCCTGTTTTTGTTGGCAAACGCACTGAATACTCTCCCGAAGTAAGTCGAGAGAAATATTTCTTGAAATGCTGCTCGCACCAGTCATCTTCTTTAGATGGAGGGGGAGCAGAGTCGAAGCAATTCTCTATTTCCCAGAATCGTTTTACCATATCGTTCAATGAGTTATTATGTTGATGTTCAAATACGTTTTTGCTGCAGGCAGCGAGGGAGGATGATTGTTTGTTGGTATATGAAACGCCACCAGCGACAACCCAGCCCAGTCGAGTTTTTTGCAGTAATGGCAAATTACTAGCAATGCGTATTTGGCCAACGcacatcaaatcaaaaaacaaacccGCGCCGATGAGCAAGTCAATGCGCTGGGGTTTAAAGAATAATGGATCTGCTAGATTGATGTTTGACGGTATTATCCATTCCGAAGAAAGGCTGAAGTTAGGTCGATAATCTGTAATACTAGGTGTGACCACAGCAGTGAACGAAGTGTTGTAGCCTTTATCTTGCGACTGTGCGAAAACGTCAATCTCTTTGTCGGCAACAAAGTTTGATTCGCCGATACCGGAAATCAAAATTGCAGATTGTTTGAATGGAAGTTGCAGCATATTTGCCAAGCGAGcggttacaaaatttatttgagaGGCCGAGTCGAGAATGGCACGACATGGAACGAAGTCACCTGAACGATTTTTGACTGAAAGTATAGCTGTAGCAAGCAACACATTACTATTGGCGCCCGAATTTGGGGCTTGAGCGACTGTACTTGAAGTTAACGATGAAATGAGTGTTTGCTGTGAAGGGGCTGTAGCCTCAATTGTTGGTAGGTTTGAAGACGGGGATATAGACGAGGTATGCGGGTTCATATGGAGAAGCGAATTGTGTTTGCCTGGGCAATGACGACAATGCCCAGACTTACACCGTTGTAAACTATGACCCTTGCGTAGGCAATTTAAGCAAAGTTGCAATCGCTTAGCTTCTTTGTAGCGCAAATTCGgcgacaaatttaaaaattttaaacagctATTTATGTAATGTTCTTTCGAATCGCAAAATATGCAAAAGCTAGAGCTACTTGAGGATGCTACCAAAGCGTTTCTCATACCTTTATTTGCATTCGAATGTTTACCGATCTGATTGCTAAGTGTTTGCGTAGCACCttccaaattttccataattcgGCACCGCTTCTCCAGAAATGAGGTCATTGAATTCAAAGTTGGCAGTGTCTGCATGGGCAAGTCCTCCTCCCACTTCTCCTGCGTCTTCTGATCGAACTTTCTAGTAACAAGATGTATGAGCAAACCATCCGATATTTGTTCTGGTGTTGCCATGGTGTTAAGTGCACGAAGATGGGAATTAAAATTGTCGCACAATTCGCGCAAACGATTGGCTGAACCCTTATCAACACTCTTCAACTCGATAATCGCCCTAATGTGAGCctgaaaaataagtaatttattaTCAAATCGATTTTTCAATAGGGCAATGGCTTTGTCATAATTCTCCTCAACCGGTTCTAGCGAGCAAATTGTTTCCAAAGCGgctccttgtagactagtgcgTAAATGTTGGAGTTTCTCCACTTTGCTTAACTCGAGGTCCTTGTCAATAACGCTACTGAACATGGCAAAAAAATTAGGCCAGTCAATGTACGCTCCACTAAATTTCGGTATTTTCAGCTCAGGAAGGCGAGACTTTCTTTGCGATGAGAATAACGTTGCCGGCGATTCTTCCAATGCGAAATGCCTAGCAGTCGATGAATGTCTTATGTTTGTCTTCCGATGCGAATTGAGCTGACGTGACAGCTTTGCTTTGACTTCTAGGTACACGTCGAAAAATTCTGCTCGGCCTACTCCATCTAGTTCGCGTGGATCAGCTTCTTCGAGAATAGAATGCACGTGGTCAAAGTTGTCGTGAATGCTTTCGACGTACTCCATGTGGACAGAAAGTTCAGCTTCATCAAGTTCATCAAGACGATGCGACGACAATGTTTTGTTTAACGCAGTTAATTGATGCTTAATCGACGCACTTTTCCTTTTATTAAACGAAATTGAATCGGAGCTGTTGCTCGTTGCATCGGATGATTTGTTGTCGATACCCTTTTTCGATTTGCTGCCTTTAGGCATTTTGGCAATACAATTAAATGTGTGCAGCACGACAGATGCGAAAAAATAGGAGTAGCTGTATTATCAGCAGATACCTCCGTTATGCGGTTATGTACTGACGAACGAATTAAATTGATTTACAGTTTCAATAACTGCACTCAAATTTTTGCTTGCGCGCaaatgagaaaaattttatttagttaaaactCGAATAGTTATAACGCGAAAAGACTTGCACGCAatgagcaaaattttatttagttaaaactCGAATAGTTATAACGCGAAAAGACTTCTAACCCGATCACGTCGGGGTCACCAATGTTTGAGGAGGAGCTGGTTTGCACCCCCTGTGTACGCAATAAGCTTCGAAATAAAAAAGACAAGCGCTAACGACTGGTTAACAACTTTATTACTTGGCGATCGCGGTAGAAGTGACCTTCTAAGTTGTCGcaatataattttaaactaCACTTATGTATGTTGGTACATACtcatgtatatgtaatatatataaaaagaagtaaaagtaaatacaaaGAATTTTGGTACATTACAGTTGCAGTTATGATCACGCCATTTAGTgatgcaaataattaaaaataccaaTTAGTGATGCGAATACCGAAGATGCTAATTAGTGCTGCTGCGAACAGTGGTCGACCAAAAtagtacatatttggtttaaaaaagttcattataaatataaaaaaaaaatgagttgaagtttgattagaaatacgaaaagactttttcgactacccaatatcaATAAGTTCATAtttgccgttgctgtttacaacctcttaccacctctccaccaatttgtTAATGCCGTTCAAGaagtcaaagaagttgttgagccagtttttaaggacctctttgttatcgaaggtaacgcccttcatatggtttgacagggagcggaaaagatagtAATCGGTTGGTGCAAGGTCCGAGGAATACGGCTGATGCTGAACGCCCTCCCATGCGAGCTCTTGGAGGGCGGTTTTGAcggcttgtgcaacatgggaccAGGgattgtcgtgaaggagtatggtttgtcCATATCGATGAgatattttcagtcgaatagcctcattcatgcGGTGCAGCtgagcaatgtagagctccttattGACCTACCTTGGCCTTTTGAGCATTTCTCAGAGCACCATGCCCTCCCCGTCCCACCAAGCACATATCATCATtttttgttggatgaagatctgGCTTGACTCTTGGCTTTGGCGTGTCTCCTGGAGCCACACACTCCTTTGTTTGATCCATATTGATGTATGAGGGCCACTTCTCATCTGCCGTAACAATTCGGTACAAAAATCATTATTTATGACCGAGTGTTGCTTTATGTTGGGCGAGATGccaagaagcaatttgaaggcgacattCTTCGTTTTTTAGTTGAGCTTAAGAGGCACCCAGACTCTCAATTTTTctgtaaatcccattgaatgaagttaATTCAGAATCGTTGTATTATCGCAGTTCCAATCGCCATTTCAAGGCTGGTTTGGTGACCGTTCTCctttaaaagtgatttgagacgttcttcatcgcattcagaaggccttccgctgcggaacGTGTCATGGACGTCAAAGTCGCAATTATTGAACTCTGTAAACCATTTCCGTACTGTacactcgcctatgacaccttttccgtgcacgtcgcaaatgtcccggccTTTTTATGTCCGAAAagaatagaaaatgtttttcagaATAATAGTAGTTCACACAATAAAACCAtcaattctacgtcatttaaattttatttcatcaaaatcgattCAGTAGAATCTGCTTTATCTGTGTCCATTGTCAATGTAAAGGCCCTTTtagaaggctgacaactttttgaacgaatggattaaaaaattaaataatcaaaacaaaaacaaaaaatcttttttcgtctTCGCGCTTTTAAAGAAGCACCCAAAAAACTCCAtatcaaatgaggcgagggcatTAAACTTAATATTATGTAGAGAGTGTAGATGAAAAATTCACTGACTAGTGTCTCAAATTAACTGGCAAACTTATATGCTCATGTTTCATCGAGTATGGTTCCATAATGGTACTTTTTGCgcttaaatatatttacttggATCACATTCCTTGAAAGGCATTCATTTATGCATTTCTCTTCAAGgattcgcattgattttttgcgttttagtagGAGTTTCTGGAGTATACTCACAGCACTTTAGTTGAAGCGATGGATTGAACATCTTCGAGTTCTGACTTAAACCAAACGCAGAATATCAAAAATCTTAATCAGTTATTTGAAAAGGCAGAGGCAGCATGGGAATCCATTACTGGTGAACGTTGTAGAGGTCAATACAAAGGCGCTGTGCAGcagtattttcaacaaaatatttatgtaatatatattttttcctgtcgctttttttatttgagtattATTTTGCTTCCTTATTTTTCTCGAAATGATTTCGAATTGCATTAACTTTTGTACATGTAAGAAAATTTATGTTTTCCCTAGACAAAACGACTGATACagaaggaaaacattttaaatttatgaaataaaatctaatatGCGAATCATTTAACCCTTCTACTATGTTTGGGTCAATTTGACCCAATTTTCAGTAAAACTCATCGAAATTGGCCTGTTAGTCTAGTCGTATTGTATTGATTCTTCTTCTATTTCTTAACTGCAGCATCTGTTTTTTATGTTGCTGGAGGATGCCAAATGTAATTTCATTACACTTATTACGTTGTTGAGCCAATTTGACCCACCTagtattttgaaacattttgccGTTTATTATTACATCACTCGATCAAAAACGCAGACAAAGAAAGCTAGTTATCAAAGATCGAGTATATTTAGCACagctctattattattatttaatttactatgtttatgttgctgttacatatttttataattttatttttgaaaagaaactaAGTATTCAAGAAATACACCAAATTATTAATTCTGATGCTGAGGATATTTTCGACGAAAGTGATGGCGATGAAGACTTTGTACCTATCACAGAAAATGAAACGGACGATTCAAATACTTCATCCAGTGAAAGTGAAGTAGATGTCGTGTTTGAAGGTAGCAATGCGTCAGAAGAAGTCAATTTGCCAAATATTTTATCGAAAGATAAGAGCATAATATGGCATGATCAGCCACTTCCAATTTCAATAGGCAAAATTCCTCGAAATCAAATTGTATGTCAAAGTCCTGGCCCATCAAAGCGTGCTATTTCTATGGTCACAGATATAAAATcctcttttgatattttcatgcCCTCAAGTATAAAAAACATAGTGATAGAAATGAGCAACATCAAAGGATTGCAGTTTTTTTGGagacaattggaaaattatagaCCTTATAGAATTGGAAGCATACATAGGATTGCAAATCTTAGCAGGAGTATACAAATCGCACAATGAAAGTCTGATTCATTTGTGGGATGAAAATAATGGCAGGCCAATTTTTCGGGCCACAATGAGCTTGGAAAGATTTATGAACATATCACGATGCCTTCGTTTTGACTCCGCTGCAGACAGGAATGAGAGAAGACAGCGTGATAAATTAGCACCAATAAGAAACATTTGGGATCAATGGAATCGGCAGCTCAGGTCATATTATCACTTACATGAAAATGTAGCAATAGATGAGCAGTTAGTACCTTTTCGTGGTCGTTGCATTTTCAGGCAATACATTCCATCGAAGTCCGCAAAATACGGCTTAAAAATATGGGCTCTATGTGATGCAAAAAGCAAGTATGCCTGGAACATGAAAGTTtatttaggacgggcatgaaaTACGCAACCGGAAAGGAACCAAGGTAATGCAtttataaatttgctttttgtatgTCTCAAGCCTGTGTACAGTATAAATAAACCGTctctatacaaatatttttaggtgAACGTGTTGTTCTATCCCTATCAAAACCCCTTCCCAGAGGTTACACTATTACTTGCGATAACTTTTTTACGACGTACAATCTCGCCGTTCAGCTACTTCGCAGGAACATTACTTTAGTCGGTACAGTGAGGGAAAATAAGCTTTTTTTGCCACGAGAAATTGTCGACATGAAGAAAAAGAACGTTTTAGAaagccaatttttatttacggGTAATGTAACTATTGTATCGTAcgttccaaaaaaatataaatttgttgttgcattaAACTCCCTTCACCATTCTCCACTTGTTGATGAGAGTGACAgaaaaaaacctgaaaaacCTGCCCTCTTTTCGAATATGTTAGATATTTCGGCATATAACGCATACGTAATATGGACAGAGATAAGTCCCTCATGGAACTCCAACAAGCTTTATAAGCGAAGACCTTTTCTTGAAGAGCTGGGAAAGCAAATGATCGAACCAAATATTGTCCGCAGAGTCAGACTGCCGCGAGGAATCGCTGCTAagaatatagtaaaaaatattcaagaaaactCCAAGTCTGCAGAAGAAGCGTCTACTTCTAATATTTCTGCCAGAAATGAATCcaccaaaaaacgaaaacgatGTTTCTTCTGTCATCATacaaaaaattcgaacaaaTATTCAGCTGTTTGCAGTACgtgccaaaaatttgtttgcaaggAACGTAGCAGCTTAGTTTGTGAAAATTGCCGTTAAAACATACATATCTCAACTATTTTCTACAATTAACATACACTTAACTtgatccaaataaaaaaatatgaattcttTCAATAAAATAGTGCTATTAGTGGAGTTTATATAAGTGGGTCAAATTGATCCAAAACACTATACATATGTGTAATTTTTCCTAACATAGCAGAAGGGTTAAGTGATTTTATAGTATCAAATGGAGAGAATGGGATATCGTTCTTAAGAATTTTTCAACGGCTGtatgcatacgagtatgtaggtTTACGACATAGCTTCTACTCACATTTGTGATGTATGGCTGTCCCAGAAAGTAGAAGATCATAAAGTTGTATAACATCTTCGAACAACATATGGCATTTATGGGAAGTTCTCTATGCCATGACCCttaatacgctcggaggtttcccATTATTTACTGAACGCcaaccaatataaaaaaatgtttcctgcaatgcTTCATGACGACAATAGCCTCTGATCAACGGACAAGTAGtttacatgtttttttattaagtccTGTAGGTAATACATACACAAATCATCTGAcacatttttgcaaataagtcgcttattaaaaaaatgcccttgattgaaaaattttaattttaacaccaATTAAACTGTGAAGTTTGTGACATAATTAATATTTCCGCATACTTATGAACAATTTGCATAAACTACGTATGTACGCCAGC comes from Anastrepha ludens isolate Willacy chromosome 3, idAnaLude1.1, whole genome shotgun sequence and encodes:
- the LOC128857614 gene encoding uncharacterized protein LOC128857614, encoding MPKGSKSKKGIDNKSSDATSNSSDSISFNKRKSASIKHQLTALNKTLSSHRLDELDEAELSVHMEYVESIHDNFDHVHSILEEADPRELDGVGRAEFFDVYLEVKAKLSRQLNSHRKTNIRHSSTARHFALEESPATLFSSQRKSRLPELKIPKFSGAYIDWPNFFAMFSSVIDKDLELSKVEKLQHLRTSLQGAALETICSLEPVEENYDKAIALLKNRFDNKLLIFQAHIRAIIELKSVDKGSANRLRELCDNFNSHLRALNTMATPEQISDGLLIHLVTRKFDQKTQEKWEEDLPMQTLPTLNSMTSFLEKRCRIMENLEGATQTLSNQIGKHSNANKGMRNALVASSSSSSFCIFCDSKEHYINSCLKFLNLSPNLRYKEAKRLQLCLNCLRKGHSLQRCKSGHCRHCPGKHNSLLHMNPHTSSISPSSNLPTIEATAPSQQTLISSLTSSTVAQAPNSGANSNVLLATAILSVKNRSGDFVPCRAILDSASQINFVTARLANMLQLPFKQSAILISGIGESNFVADKEIDVFAQSQDKGYNTSFTAVVTPSITDYRPNFSLSSEWIIPSNINLADPLFFKPQRIDLLIGAGLFFDLMCVGQIRIASNLPLLQKTRLGWVVAGGVSYTNKQSSSLAACSKNVFEHQHNNSLNDMVKRFWEIENCFDSAPPPSKEDDWCEQHFKKYFSRLTSGEYSVRLPTKTGFSDLGDSYNRALRRFEGLERKLENNHNLRTQYIHFMSEYISLNHMSLATPGPTTKTFFLPHHCVQKFDSTTTKLRVVFDGSAKTTTGYSLNDLLLAGPTIQAKLFKTLLQFRFRKFALCGDICKMYRCVRMTSPDEYLQCILWRENPLDEVKVYKLDTVTYGTKSAAFLAIRAMHQLSYDEEGSFPIGAKIVRRDFYVDDLISGGDTIEEVVEIRRQVKGLLQRGGFNIRKWCSNEDGALQGVLDSDCENLLKFHDGSDVAKTLGLIWDPKTDNFLFSFSPIDNNARTTKRTIRSHIAKIYDPLGLVSPVITKAKIFLQILWKEKLQWDENLPQLLQTTWNDICVQLGLVSSFKFPRFVLTPNSSWEIHAFCDASLAAFGACVYIRSECDGISKSCLLCAKSRVSPLKSLTIPKLELSAALLLAELVAPISLDFPHSHTVHCWSDSMVTLSWLREQPSNFNIFVSNRVSQIQTLTKGMTWHHVPTSLNPADILSRGCTPKELLNSELWRSGPQFLSRRQSDWPNLLDLLTDLPERRRKVLVASQLRDVTLDCKYHNSFERLQRIFAYIYYFCQPHCTRVHGQPLTPLNIKMGTHLLIRNIQQIHFAAELKALRFDKKLNSSSKLHSLNPFIDSFGLLRVGGRLQNSLLDFEAKHPPLLPKHHPVTNAIIDHFHRKYLHAGPQSVLASIRQQYWPIGGRKTVASVISKCIRCFRLKPIIYEHIMGSLPADRVQANRTFFTTGIDYCGPFYYKSEVRSRPLIKCYICVFVCFSTKACHLELTQDLSTSSFLAALKRFICTRGKPHTIWSDNATNFVGAKNELQELSQLFSSNSHNTEVTNQCNLEGISWKFIPPRSPHFGGLWEAAVKSAKFHFLRTVGLSILTFEELRTLVCEIGAIVNSRPLCPISENPDDLNVLTPVHFLIGAPFTSVVEPDVTGLDISRLSRWQRVCHMQQVFWKRWSSSYLSLLQERVKWRKSTGIVQVGNMAILKEENLPPLKWRLGRVESLIRGADGVARIAIIYTANGLVKRAVGKIAVLPIETEAVGDLHLPTGGGCSQQH